Genomic DNA from Paenibacillus donghaensis:
CGCATGCTGACCGGCAAAGCGGAGGTGCTAATACGCGGACGCCGCGTTCCTGTCGTCGGTACAATCTGCATGGATCAGTGTATGGTATCGCTCAAATCTTTCGCTCAAGAAGCGGAACAAATCCAAGCAGGCGAAGAGGTTGTACTCATCGGCCGCCAGGCGGGCGTCTCCATTACGGCAGACGAGCTGGCGCTCCATCTTGGAACGATTCACTACGAGGTAATCTGCATGCTGGCTCACCGCGTACCGCGCGTGTATATCCGCGAAGGTGCACTTCCGAATCTGGTGAATCCCCTGCTGCAACCGGAATGTTCCTGACAGTGATTGATTCAGGGAATGACTTACAGGGTTTCAGTCGTATACGCTGATGTGATGTATAGTCTATACGAACCGCCGTTTCTAGTTTATAATGGGATGCAGCATACTTGATATACTGGCGGCATATATTCCTTGTATAAAATTCCTTGTATAATGTAACACTGGAACACAAGGGCAGAAGGTTTGTGGGGGTGGAAGAGAAGGTGGCCAATTTGCAGAACACCAAAAGAATCATGATCAGCTTGCCCGATCATCTCTTGCAGGAAGTGGATGGAATCGTTCAACTGGAGAATTCCAACCGGAGTGAATTGATCAGGCAGGCCATGAAGCTGTACTTGAGTGAACGGAGGAAACGTTCTATCCGGGAGTCAATGCAGCGTGGCTACAT
This window encodes:
- a CDS encoding CopG family ribbon-helix-helix protein; translated protein: MANLQNTKRIMISLPDHLLQEVDGIVQLENSNRSELIRQAMKLYLSERRKRSIRESMQRGYMEMAKINLTMACEAFLAEEDADSTLGRLVSGV